The following are encoded together in the Lepidochelys kempii isolate rLepKem1 chromosome 7, rLepKem1.hap2, whole genome shotgun sequence genome:
- the THUMPD3 gene encoding tRNA (guanine(6)-N(2))-methyltransferase THUMP3 isoform X3 has protein sequence MSDIEEASATLAEVNLDNTPKPLTENLESDPSSSLKDIVVTIGATVPTGFELTAADEVKEKLGSQSRISKDRGKIYFEISVEKLSQVHRLRSVDNLFVVVQEFTDYQFKETKEDTLKDLEDLAKKLPWIDPLKVWKLNTNLKKRKTKHKKQNQQSSASKEKLNDDGGKDRANQKDADKELLDHAQNTPGLKSAEQNAEETQEMILADDQSDGKDEFLNITGNENQAGDCKKGEAEDQVLKFRVTCNRAGDKHSFTSNDAARDFGGAVQDYFQWKADMTNFDVEVLLNIHNNEVVVGIALTEESLHRRNITHFGPTTLRSTLAYGMLRLCDPQPTDIIIDPMSGTGAIPIEGATEWPSCYHIAGDNNPQAVKRAANNICSLLKKNQNKESGTSWGIPIDTIQWDICNLPLRTSSVDVIVTDMPFGKRI, from the exons ATGTCAGATATTGAAGAGGCTTCTGCCACCTTAGCTGAAGTGAACCTCGATAACACCCCTAAACCTTTAACTGAAAACTTAGAAAGTGATCCCAGCTCAAGCCTGAAAGATATCGTGGTCACGATTGGAGCTACTGTACCAACTGGCTTTGAGTTGACAGCAGCAGATGAAGTGAAAGAGAAATTAGGATCACAGTCCAGAATAAGCAAGGACCGAGGGAAAAtctattttgaaatttcagtaGAGAAACTTTCACAG GTTCATCGTTTAAGATCTGTGGAtaatttatttgttgttgttcagGAGTTTACAGATTATCAGTTTAAAGAAACTAAG GAAGATACTCTAAAGGATTTGGAGGACCTGGCTAAAAAACTGCCCTGGATTGACCCTTTGAAAGTATGGAAGTTAAATACCAACCTCAAGAAGAGAAAGacaaaacataaaaaacaaaatcaacagaGTAGTGCAAGCAAAGAAAAGCTGAATGATGATGGAGGAAAGGACAGAGCAAATCAAAAAGATGCTGATAAAGAGTTGCTTGACCATGCACAAAATACCCCAGGCTTGAAATCTGCTGAACAGAATGCAGAAGAGACACAGGAAATGATCCTAGCAGATGACCAATCAGATGGCAAAGATGAATTCCTGAATATAACTGGAAATGAAAACCAAGCTGGCGACTGCAAGAAAGGTGAAGCAGAAGATCAGGTGCTGAAATTCCGTGTTACATGCAATAGAGCAGGTGACAAACATAGTTTTACATCGAATGATGCAGCAAGAGACTTTGGTGGAGCTGTGCAAGATTACTTCCAGTGGAAGGCTGACATGACCAACTTTGATGTGGAG GTTCTCTTGAACATTCACAATAATGAAGTAGTGGTGGGCATTGCATTAACTGAAGAGAGTCTTCACAGAAGAAATATTACACATTTTGGACCCACAACTCTTCGATCCACCCTTGCTTATGGTATGCTAAG GCTCTGTGATCCTCAGCCAACTGACATTATAATTGATCCAATGAGTGGAACTGGAGCTATACCAATAGAG ggGGCTACGGAGTGGCCTAGCTGTTATCATATTGCAGGTGATAACAATCCACAGGCTGTGAAAAGAGCAGCAAATAACATCTGCTCTTTGTTGAAGAAAAATCAGAATAAAGAAAG TGGTACTTCCTGGGGCATACCCATAGATACCATTCAGTGGGATATCTGCAATCTCCCCTTGAGGACCAGCTCTGTGGATGTTATTGTAACAGACATGCCATTTGGAAAGAG GATCTAA
- the THUMPD3 gene encoding tRNA (guanine(6)-N(2))-methyltransferase THUMP3 isoform X1, whose amino-acid sequence MSDIEEASATLAEVNLDNTPKPLTENLESDPSSSLKDIVVTIGATVPTGFELTAADEVKEKLGSQSRISKDRGKIYFEISVEKLSQVHRLRSVDNLFVVVQEFTDYQFKETKEDTLKDLEDLAKKLPWIDPLKVWKLNTNLKKRKTKHKKQNQQSSASKEKLNDDGGKDRANQKDADKELLDHAQNTPGLKSAEQNAEETQEMILADDQSDGKDEFLNITGNENQAGDCKKGEAEDQVLKFRVTCNRAGDKHSFTSNDAARDFGGAVQDYFQWKADMTNFDVEVLLNIHNNEVVVGIALTEESLHRRNITHFGPTTLRSTLAYGMLRLCDPQPTDIIIDPMSGTGAIPIEGATEWPSCYHIAGDNNPQAVKRAANNICSLLKKNQNKESGTSWGIPIDTIQWDICNLPLRTSSVDVIVTDMPFGKRIGSKKKNWDLYPACLMEMSRICRPGTGRAVLLTQDRKCFAKALSKMGHLWQKGHTVWVNVGGLHAAVYLLKRTLERAGEKRSYW is encoded by the exons ATGTCAGATATTGAAGAGGCTTCTGCCACCTTAGCTGAAGTGAACCTCGATAACACCCCTAAACCTTTAACTGAAAACTTAGAAAGTGATCCCAGCTCAAGCCTGAAAGATATCGTGGTCACGATTGGAGCTACTGTACCAACTGGCTTTGAGTTGACAGCAGCAGATGAAGTGAAAGAGAAATTAGGATCACAGTCCAGAATAAGCAAGGACCGAGGGAAAAtctattttgaaatttcagtaGAGAAACTTTCACAG GTTCATCGTTTAAGATCTGTGGAtaatttatttgttgttgttcagGAGTTTACAGATTATCAGTTTAAAGAAACTAAG GAAGATACTCTAAAGGATTTGGAGGACCTGGCTAAAAAACTGCCCTGGATTGACCCTTTGAAAGTATGGAAGTTAAATACCAACCTCAAGAAGAGAAAGacaaaacataaaaaacaaaatcaacagaGTAGTGCAAGCAAAGAAAAGCTGAATGATGATGGAGGAAAGGACAGAGCAAATCAAAAAGATGCTGATAAAGAGTTGCTTGACCATGCACAAAATACCCCAGGCTTGAAATCTGCTGAACAGAATGCAGAAGAGACACAGGAAATGATCCTAGCAGATGACCAATCAGATGGCAAAGATGAATTCCTGAATATAACTGGAAATGAAAACCAAGCTGGCGACTGCAAGAAAGGTGAAGCAGAAGATCAGGTGCTGAAATTCCGTGTTACATGCAATAGAGCAGGTGACAAACATAGTTTTACATCGAATGATGCAGCAAGAGACTTTGGTGGAGCTGTGCAAGATTACTTCCAGTGGAAGGCTGACATGACCAACTTTGATGTGGAG GTTCTCTTGAACATTCACAATAATGAAGTAGTGGTGGGCATTGCATTAACTGAAGAGAGTCTTCACAGAAGAAATATTACACATTTTGGACCCACAACTCTTCGATCCACCCTTGCTTATGGTATGCTAAG GCTCTGTGATCCTCAGCCAACTGACATTATAATTGATCCAATGAGTGGAACTGGAGCTATACCAATAGAG ggGGCTACGGAGTGGCCTAGCTGTTATCATATTGCAGGTGATAACAATCCACAGGCTGTGAAAAGAGCAGCAAATAACATCTGCTCTTTGTTGAAGAAAAATCAGAATAAAGAAAG TGGTACTTCCTGGGGCATACCCATAGATACCATTCAGTGGGATATCTGCAATCTCCCCTTGAGGACCAGCTCTGTGGATGTTATTGTAACAGACATGCCATTTGGAAAGAG GATAGGATCTAAAAAGAAGAACTGGGATCTCTATCCAGCTTGCCTTATGGAGATGAGTCGCATCTGCAGGCCTGGGACAGGCAGAGCTGTGCTACTTACCCAAGACAGGAAATGTTTTGCCAAG GCCTTGTCAAAAATGGGACACTTGTGGCAAAAGGGTCATACAGTCTGGGTGAACGTAGGGGGACTTCATGCTGCAGTTTATCTTCTGAAACGTACCTTGGAAAGAGCAGGAGAGAAACGATCATACTGGTAA
- the THUMPD3 gene encoding tRNA (guanine(6)-N(2))-methyltransferase THUMP3 isoform X2, translated as MSDIEEASATLAEVNLDNTPKPLTENLESDPSSSLKDIVVTIGATVPTGFELTAADEVKEKLGSQSRISKDRGKIYFEISVEKLSQEDTLKDLEDLAKKLPWIDPLKVWKLNTNLKKRKTKHKKQNQQSSASKEKLNDDGGKDRANQKDADKELLDHAQNTPGLKSAEQNAEETQEMILADDQSDGKDEFLNITGNENQAGDCKKGEAEDQVLKFRVTCNRAGDKHSFTSNDAARDFGGAVQDYFQWKADMTNFDVEVLLNIHNNEVVVGIALTEESLHRRNITHFGPTTLRSTLAYGMLRLCDPQPTDIIIDPMSGTGAIPIEGATEWPSCYHIAGDNNPQAVKRAANNICSLLKKNQNKESGTSWGIPIDTIQWDICNLPLRTSSVDVIVTDMPFGKRIGSKKKNWDLYPACLMEMSRICRPGTGRAVLLTQDRKCFAKALSKMGHLWQKGHTVWVNVGGLHAAVYLLKRTLERAGEKRSYW; from the exons ATGTCAGATATTGAAGAGGCTTCTGCCACCTTAGCTGAAGTGAACCTCGATAACACCCCTAAACCTTTAACTGAAAACTTAGAAAGTGATCCCAGCTCAAGCCTGAAAGATATCGTGGTCACGATTGGAGCTACTGTACCAACTGGCTTTGAGTTGACAGCAGCAGATGAAGTGAAAGAGAAATTAGGATCACAGTCCAGAATAAGCAAGGACCGAGGGAAAAtctattttgaaatttcagtaGAGAAACTTTCACAG GAAGATACTCTAAAGGATTTGGAGGACCTGGCTAAAAAACTGCCCTGGATTGACCCTTTGAAAGTATGGAAGTTAAATACCAACCTCAAGAAGAGAAAGacaaaacataaaaaacaaaatcaacagaGTAGTGCAAGCAAAGAAAAGCTGAATGATGATGGAGGAAAGGACAGAGCAAATCAAAAAGATGCTGATAAAGAGTTGCTTGACCATGCACAAAATACCCCAGGCTTGAAATCTGCTGAACAGAATGCAGAAGAGACACAGGAAATGATCCTAGCAGATGACCAATCAGATGGCAAAGATGAATTCCTGAATATAACTGGAAATGAAAACCAAGCTGGCGACTGCAAGAAAGGTGAAGCAGAAGATCAGGTGCTGAAATTCCGTGTTACATGCAATAGAGCAGGTGACAAACATAGTTTTACATCGAATGATGCAGCAAGAGACTTTGGTGGAGCTGTGCAAGATTACTTCCAGTGGAAGGCTGACATGACCAACTTTGATGTGGAG GTTCTCTTGAACATTCACAATAATGAAGTAGTGGTGGGCATTGCATTAACTGAAGAGAGTCTTCACAGAAGAAATATTACACATTTTGGACCCACAACTCTTCGATCCACCCTTGCTTATGGTATGCTAAG GCTCTGTGATCCTCAGCCAACTGACATTATAATTGATCCAATGAGTGGAACTGGAGCTATACCAATAGAG ggGGCTACGGAGTGGCCTAGCTGTTATCATATTGCAGGTGATAACAATCCACAGGCTGTGAAAAGAGCAGCAAATAACATCTGCTCTTTGTTGAAGAAAAATCAGAATAAAGAAAG TGGTACTTCCTGGGGCATACCCATAGATACCATTCAGTGGGATATCTGCAATCTCCCCTTGAGGACCAGCTCTGTGGATGTTATTGTAACAGACATGCCATTTGGAAAGAG GATAGGATCTAAAAAGAAGAACTGGGATCTCTATCCAGCTTGCCTTATGGAGATGAGTCGCATCTGCAGGCCTGGGACAGGCAGAGCTGTGCTACTTACCCAAGACAGGAAATGTTTTGCCAAG GCCTTGTCAAAAATGGGACACTTGTGGCAAAAGGGTCATACAGTCTGGGTGAACGTAGGGGGACTTCATGCTGCAGTTTATCTTCTGAAACGTACCTTGGAAAGAGCAGGAGAGAAACGATCATACTGGTAA